The Cinclus cinclus chromosome Z, bCinCin1.1, whole genome shotgun sequence genome contains the following window.
CCTCTGCTCCCGGCAGTGCTGGGCCGCTGGGCTGAGAGGCCCGGCCCGCTGCtggagagggcagggaggggaaggggagacaAGGAGGGGGGATTACCTGAGCAAATTGGCGTCTGAATCCAACGAGAATCCgagagagggggagagaaaTCCGCCCCCCTCCCTCCTCagaggagccgccgccgccgctgggccgccgccgccgccgccgagaaggaggaggaggggagatAATATAACAACAATAATCCGGGCCGGGAGGGGGGCTGGCTCCTCTTCCGTCTCCTCCTCAGTGCAGCGAACATGTAGAGCCGGGGGGTGTGCGGCCGAGGCAAATCCCTTCCCCCCGAGCCTGCTTCACAACATCAACACGGGCCGGGCCGCGCCACGCCGAACCGGTTCCGAGCCGCGCTCCGAGCCGGGGAGAGCGGAGGGTGGCCGAGGGGCAGCGCTGCCAaggggccgccgccgccgccgccgctccctcCGAGAGTGCGAGGGCAGGAGGGCGGGGAGGAGCGGCTTGGGCACGGTGAGTCGGTACCGAGcgggggggcagggggagagaagggcgaggagaaggaggagggggaaggatcctgtgtgtgtctctctcgCTCCCTCTCAGAACAAAATGCCGACCGGAAGTGCAGCGGCAGGAATGACTCCCTCCACCGGCGCCAAACACCAGCAacctcccccttccctccacTGCCTCCTCCTCGCCCGGTCGCTCCCTCGCTCCACCAGCGCCGCTTCCGCCGCTGCAGCTGGAGGGGATCCCTTACCTCGCCTCTCCCGACACAGCCTCGCCTGTGTAGCTCCTCTCCCTTCCATACCCCTCCGGCTGCTGCACgactttcttatttttctttttttgtttccctcctccccccgcCTTTTGGTGCGAGGAACGAGACCGAAGTTTACGCTTAAGCCTGCGCTGAGGATTTATGAAGGGACCGCTGGAAAAAGAATACACgttttggtgtttatttttttgttctctctaAGCATGGTGGtaaggacgaggaggaggactGCAAAATGCTGCCTCGCAGGAGGCAGACCAGGAAAGGGGCCTTAAACTGAACCCTCAAAGGCAGCACCCCTGCGGGTGGGACACTCGCTGGAGTTACTGTCGTCGCTCATGCCCTTTCCCTGTGGATGTGAAAGGCCGCGCCGCAGGAACCGAAACACCCGCTGCTCAAAGCATTGCCGGGGCGAGGGATTTCCAGATGGACATACGGAACGGGAGTGGCTTTCAAAAACGGGCTCTTTGGACAAGCACTGGGGAAAATACTGATGTTCAGGTGAAATGGCCTTCGCTGGAGGCTGAGGCTCTACCGCCACCAGAtttactggaaatattttaattgtttttgtgAAGGAGCGTTTGGAGAAAGAGCATGTCCTAATCTGAAAGATTTTGGTGTTCCTCTGCACAGGTAAAACTGAATAATCATAGCACAGGATCATAATGGAGAAGCATTTATATTCCATGAATTAACTATATCTTTTAGTACTCACTTAATGTCGTTTTGCTGCTCAGTACTTTGACAAAATCCTTTCATTTCTAGAGGAAGCACTGCTTGTCTGTCGACTTCAGGAatcagctggacacagctgtAAATACCCTGTGACATATAAACACACCCTTTCAGCTCTGGATGAATGTTATTTGCACAAAGGGATAAAATCTTGCACCACTGCACCTGGATCTCTCCAATGcttaggattttttaaatagtgCTCTGTCTTGAAAACGGATTTCAAATGTCTCTCTTAACCTTAAACTACTAAAAAATTCGTAATTTTGGATGAACCAAAGTTTATAAGTGTatgtgtttttgtttaaagATACGGAAATGAAGACAGCACGGGAAAATACGGTAATTCAGTAGTGGAAATACTGTTATCTAATGGTACATATTAACAGAGACAGAGTTAACTgggttctgaaaaaaatatattacagaCCTTTGTTCCAAGTTAATATAAAAGGTTCCAATCCTATGATCGTTTATGCATTTATAACTTGAAGTTATCAATttgaaataaagggaaataattAATGTTGCAAATGAAGTGCGTCCTTAAGTCTTTGCACTTAATTTAATACATTGCAACTCTGTCACTCAAGGGGGAAACTATTTACGTTCTCATAATTTAATGAACTACCTATCTGGAGTTCACCTGCCATATATATATGAACTTATATATCTATGATTTCTCAGGAAAATGTAATTCTAAAATTACGGGAATACTATTTCAATCTTTTCCTAAGTGATTGTTAGCTATTCATGTTGATTGAGTCTTCCTGTGATTTTAGTAATctgtttaaataattattttttcttagttAGTGAAttaatatgtaaataaaatacagaacattTAAATTCTAATTTTCAAATGCCAAATATGTTTTAGACTTTACAAACATCATGGTCAAATACAACACCTATTTGATTACGGTTTCAGTGAGAATATCACTAGACATTTAATCCTTTTAAAATACCATTCAGCTAAAAGAACTTCTAGAAATGGCTGTTTTACTTTAGTGCTATGGCAATTACCTGCACAAGAGAACAACTAATTTAAACCATTAGTTCTTTTAGAAGGTTATGTGTAACACACATGGGCAAATCAGGATTTTACTTTCCTTAagggaaattaaatatttttacaccacattttaaaatgaaagatcGAATTCTTTGGCTGTATTCAGACAAGTGGTTCCTTGTACTCTGCTTCAAAAGCTCACTCACGGCAATCTGTTGCAGAACTATTCCTAAAAAGCACTTCAGTATGCAGAAGGTTCATGTCATTATGCCTAAAATGACCAGAAAAGTGATAAATCAAGTATTTCAGATCACCTGACAACTACTGCAAAAGCCTTTAAACCTTATTTCTGTTCCAGGCCTTAGTCATGGGGTGGGGATAGCCCTAATCTGTATGGGAGGAGCTATGCAGCCATGCAACCATGACTGTAGCACACTAAGGAGCATACACTCCACGAACAAAGCTGGTCGCAGTGTGGAGAAGGGCAGAGCTCTCTGAATTCCCCTGACAAATCCACACCTATGTAGTCCAGACGATTAACGGCAAGTTTCAGGGTAAAGCTTTAGCACATAATCCTGCTCCCTTTGATGCAAAAGGCGAATGCATCTTTTGCCCAAAACAAACGACTGAGTTCCCATAAATTTAAGCTATTTATACATTCTGATACTTTCAGGCTCGTTTCTTGTTCTTCAAAGTGAATCTTAATTCAAAAGGCAGGAATTAAAGATCTTAATGTAGAGAGTACTCGAGCAATTTTCACAAAATACGTGGAAAGCTTAGGTATGCTTCTTCCAACTGTTTACAACTGCTGCCGCTATGTACTGAGAtaagctttaaaaaatgcaaagataATATTTGTGAGTACAATGCTGAAAGCAGAGAAGGGACCTCTTTGCCCTCTGATGTTCACTTTCTTCACTGCTACATATCATTATTCAGCTTCATAAATTATGGACAGCATATAATACTGGAGTAAAAATACACCTGGCACCAATATTTTCTTAGATATGACTGttgtaatttgatttttttccgtaacatgaaaaatgcattgtttttttaCCAGTTTTGTCTCTTTAAGGGCAGTATAACATTCAGGTACCTGTCATTTTAAGTTTTTATGTGATGCATAAACACTGCATTCTGCTTACCTCTTAGTAATTTACAGGTATGTATATTACCCATATTACAGTATATGTATTTCTaggtagattttaaaaataattaggatgtgtcagtaaaatattttttaaattatgactGCATATTTTATATACTCTCTCAATAATTGAAAAGAACTTTCCTATAAAAAGAGGGAGCTTGTTATCTTAATACAGTAACAAAATCATTAGCTATCATCCAAATTTAAGTACTCCAATTATTTAGAATCTGGTGTTAAGGCTGTACCACACAATGATTATGAAGAATTTAATAATGTATTCTGTATGACAAGTCATACAAGGTTATGTTCTTTGCATTGCCTTTAGTTCACATAAACAAATAATAGCACCATGTAACTAATTGACTGGAAAATATTCACTGTGGAAAGTAAGCAACCTAAATATGAAACTTTCAATGGTACAAGTTAAATAAAAAGCCAAAGGAGCCTGTAGACTGAGGAGTCAAATATTTATATGGTTACTTGGTTTAAGTTTACAACTTCATGGAGAcgactgatttttatttatttttcctggtaAGCCAGatggaggaaatattttttccttcttctaatTATTTGGCTTAATTGACTAACAAGAATTTAATGTTAAATTAAATGGTACTTTTTCATTCTAAGTGACAAACTTGCATTGTCTCTACTGTGTTAGGAATGAGCTTCTGTTTGTACACAATACGAATTCTATGGCAGgcatatatattaaaatgtatAATATTGTTTGTATGGAGAAAAAATGACAGAAGACAAGTCTGGTACTTTGATTTGAATGTTAAAGTAAACTCTTGATTATGCAAAGCAATAGAGATTCTGAGCAAAGTTAAAATAAAGACAGTTAAAACATGTAATTTAGAGTATAGAACATACATAATAATAAGACATTATATAATTGAAAAAAGGCCAGTAATAGACAAGTGGACTGTCCCAGAATTGTTACATCAGGGCCATAAAAACAGACCTAATAACAATTGATTTTTTAGGGAAGATAAATGATCAGCTAAAGACTGTACTTGAAGATAATCTGAAATCTGGCAAACAATGTTTTTTAGGCTCTTTTCTCACCATTGCTGAACTTCAGAAAGCAAGCAGGTATCAGGAATGAgtgatttatcttttttttgtcttattttgaGCATTATATAACTATCCTCTTAATTGTCTTGATTTGTCCAGGCACTGGGAAAACAACTTACTGTCATGTTGGTCACATAAGAAATATTATTCAATTCCCTACAAGACTGTTGTTGAGGCCCACCATGGGAAATTTTaagacagaaatataaaaacattcaggcatttttttttttctccacttatTAAGAAATAAAGATAAATCAATACAGAATTTCACAGGCCAGCAAATAAATGTGGACATTCTTCTTCTGGCAAAAGAGAAGTTAAAAATTTGCCTTAAGGGCTGTTGTATTCAGCTGAGAGTCATACTtgtatgcattaaaaaaaaatgagaatatcATAACATGCCTTGCCATTCAATTTTTAATCAACTTGCCAAAAAAGAGTATTTTAGACAGATACATGCTTATCTATATAATGTATGTTTAAAAAAGCCTCTTGGGCTCAGGCCTTTAAAAACTGCTTCCTTGGAAGAGAAAACTTTCCTGTTCTTCAGAAGTGTTAACTATCCTCAGCCAAAACATGACATGACTACATATAAATATCAGGTTAACATGCCTGGTACTGTTCTCTAGCATTGGAGCTTGTGGCCATATAATTCCAAGTTTGACAAACATTTCATGTTCAACACTTCTATTCCAAGCAGAATAGTCACATGTATGTTTTGCCCATTGGGAATGGTGCATGACTAACACTAATGCCTAAAATGTGCACAGAAATTGTTCGGGAAAGTGCAAGCTGGCATACTTTGAGCTTGTGCCAAGGTCTGTTCAAACACTTTAATATGCAACTTTTAGACAGATTATTTACACTGTCCATGCATGTTCCATTTATGTTACATTTTAGAGACACACCTAAAGCAATGTTCTCAAAGTGATTTGCCAAAAGGAAGGTAAGAAAAAACTGTGGTTCCCTATCTAGGGATAAATCACATTCACatttctaattatttctttattcaaGCAGTTAATGACCTTATATTTATCCAGATACCTGATAAAAGAAAGTTAGATATTTGTTCATatgaagacattttaaaaagtcctaCAGAGTGTCTAAACCAGACTTCTAACCTGTAGCAGATGTTGTTTTTGGTTTAGACATCCTGTGGCCTTCATGAAAGGATGTTACAGTGAGATGGGGAAGAGAAAACATAGcacaataaaatgaaacaagagCAAGTAACATTTGCACTCCTTTGGGTCATGGCTATCAACATCAATTTGTAATGAAAATTACTTCTGAAGTGTAATTTATTGATTTTAAAGGTAATaatagcaaaagaaaacatcatCTATTATTTTCTGAATGCTGAGTATTCTATttataacttttattttctttttcccttttttttttttaatgtagctgGACATGTGGTGGAAATTTGCTtctcagcacagccacaggaCAAATAGCAGTGCATCTACTTTGTCAGGACTTTAGAAGATGTGTGGGTGCACCATTAGTGAACCAGGAAGCATTATAAATTTGTCACTGATTTAATTTCACACAGACTTGCAGTACTGTGCATTCTGAAGCACAAAGCCTTTTCAAAACTTTTGTTTAAACTTTTGACAGGGACAATAACTGCTCCAGTAAACTGAGCTGTTGACCTGGAGAAGCtcaaattaaatacaaataaatgtcTCTGGCTAGATGATGAAACTTTAAAATCACATCAAAATGATCTATTTATGAAAAATGTCCTTTTCTGGATCCGATATACTTAAATTCCCATTTTAGATGTTCACATTCCTGTATTTATCTTCccactattttaaaatacatggtCAGCTTCCTTAAGTTTCGTAAATGTAATTCATCTTATAGAAGAAACACACCATAGAAAATTTTTGCCTCAGAGGTATACATTTGGAAATAACACACTATTAAAACTTAAAGCTTATACAtaagtggaaataattttaaaatcatgatGATAATGAAAGACAACTAGTGTGCACAGCATTGTTAATTTGTAGTTCTCAATTATTATTGTACATTTTGTAGGTTTGCcaactttttctctttttctactGTTGATTGCATTCCAGTGCAAGTACTCATATGTAAAATGATAGAGTGACTCTCCCGAAGAGGCTGTTATCTGTACACATGTGCTATTGCTAGTATGTTTTCCATGCTGGGTTCAATTTATTAACATGGtcttattaatttattatcCTTAAAATTGCTGTTAGATAAAACATACTAGAGCTAATTGTCATACAGTGCTCTTCAACATCACTGTAAGAAGTAGTTTaactttctgggaaaaaaagaaccagTTTCCACAAGAACATGGGTGTATGTCACCGCCAAAAACAAAGACACATGTGGTTGTCACATGTTTTGTTGGATATTTGAGGATAGGTGTGTTTCAGACAAAGAGATGTAAAATGCCATAGAACCAGATGCAGAGAAGATACAGAAACCCATACAGTGCTGTGCAGTTACTGGGAATGTAGCTGtaagaaaagcagagcaggagagattCAAGATGACTATCTGCCAAAAAGGAGCTGAGACTTTGAGTGAAACGTTGACATGGTTTCATAGGAAAAGAATGTACACACAATCTTTATAAACAGAGTGCATCAAAACATCTGATGCCATCTATTTTCTTGACCAGAGACACTGCACTAATCGAGTCAAATTAAGAATACATTGCCAATTTTAAAGACAGTTGCCTTCTAAATAGATCCATAAAATACAATAACCTGGCAGCATTCAAAATATGCCATTCCTGTCAGGCAAATATGTGCATGTGCACCACAAAATACCCTATATACTTTCATTCACTAGACTTTTCCCCTAAACTTACTCATTACTTTCATACCTTCTATTGTTGTTTGTCCTAATTTCCAGacgtttttttgtttgtttgtttattccaGGCTATACTAGTGATTACTCTCCTCTGGTTAAagtgcttttttcctcctgcatttCCTTGGGCAATGTTTATCTTTTCTCTGCCATTAGGCTGTGCTTCCCCTAATGTTTTGGACTGTTTCCTTCTTACTTGCTCCCAAAGGTTAGAGGCAGCATATAAAAGCCTatactttctttatttttctattttgatttttctccaTTGGCAAAATAATCCATGATGTTAATCTCTATCTGCTCCACTTAAAGAATCACTGGCTTAAAAAGAGGATATCTCTATAAAAAAATGATCGtactgggtttgtttttttcttagaaatcaTGTTTACATAATAGCCCAATGGCCAGAGAAGCAAAAGAAGAGTACACTGTAAGAGTAGAAAGTGAATTATAAACTGACTTTGGTGAGTGTGCAATTTTAATACTGTAGAAAAGGAATTTGTGATTGAATTATGTTTAGATAAAAAGTTCAGTTAAATAAGGGATGATCTGCTGGCAAAGAGAATATTTGCAAAAGCCATGCTataaatttgtttaaattataAGATAGCACAGAAAGTACTTACATGAAAAAACTGTTATAAGTATGCAGAGCTGAAAATAGgatctttcctttttaaatttttttcagacCAAATTTCATTTAGATTATTGTCTCAATGTGAGTGAACTGTCTAAATTGTGagtgcaattttttaaaattaaaaacctgtAGATGTTTTGCTGTATTTATGATTGTCTGTAAATAACTTTACACTCTGCTAAATTTGAAAGTTGTCTTATAAGGTTTAGAAATACTGAAGTTGAGTCCAGCCTAGGGGCATGCCGAGTAGAGTTGTTATCCATGTCTGAGTATTCCTTAAGAATTAAATTTCATGAAAAATTGATCATCTAAAAATTAGTGTTAGATGTTCAgggagtttgttttggtttcatAAAGATTCATGAAAGTAAATACAGGTTTTTTTCTAGTCCATCTGAATTCTGAATGGaaagtgtgttttattttacagttagTCATGATATCCTTATTGTCTCCTTATTTTTTACATCTTCTCATAAATACCATCTAGAATttaaaaagtgaggaaaaatcCTTGGTATTCTTTTACTGTTGATGATTGACTCAAAAATATAACATGGCCCTCAGGGGAAGGAGTGTCACATGCATGTCTGAAAGCCTGGCTGTGAGGCTTTGTTACATTATGATGGACATTGTGTTACACATCATTCCTGTGACCTTCATGGTGTTATGAAGTTAGTATAAAACTTTGTAACAGCTGAACATTCAAGATCTACCAAACTGATTAACTTTAGCAGCTAcaccttcttcctccttctcagtCCTTTAATAATATTCCCTCCCAACAATAAAATTGTGTATATTTAAATGAAGATTTTCTTACCAGGCCACTACCAGCTTTACCCTCTTCTAAAAGCAGTTCAGAGATGTCTATATGAGACTTCTTTATGGCTGGTTTTCTTCACATGTAATAGATATAATCTGTCCAGTTCCCAAAAATTTCATTCAAAATGCTATTTACTGCTGTCAAAAGACCTGAAATAGAAAATTTCACATGTAATTTCAGGGAAGTTATAGAGCTGTAATAACCTGGCTATAGGTATACAACTACTTGTTTAGATAGCTGTGGAATATTTAATTATTGCTCCTAGGAATACTGGGGAGGAGGCATCTGCAGAAATGTACATGTGCCAAGCAAAAAATTTACAGTACTATTAATCCAATAGGTTTTCTCCAGCATATACACTTCCCTTTGATTGTAAAAGCATATTacaagtttttaattaaatgctgGTTTTGGTAATAGAGCTCAGGAAAGGTTCTGGATTGCTAATCATGGAGCTCAGGAAAGGTTCTCGATTGCTAATCTAGTGTACTGAGATCCTAATTTAgccacaaaaaagaaaaaaaagccaaacaaaaacaaacacacacacacacacacacacacaaaccaaccaaacaaacaaacaaaaaaaccagtgCAGGAGTAATGATTAAAGCACACTTCCCGGTGCTGTTTCACTGTTGCACTCCAGAGGGACCTAGGTTATAATGTAGTTCAATCTCTCAtacatttctctgaaatacgTGGATTCTCCATCCATACTGGGTTGTTACCAGTGTATGACTGAAACAATACTGCTCAGCTGGTACTGTAGAATAATTAGGCAGACAAGAAatctttttataaataatacagaagaaaatatgctacaaaaattaatttggctCTTCGAAGATAATGCCCCTCCTATTCCCTCATTGTAAACTCTAGATTTGTTAATACTCTGTGGTTTTGATCTACTTTTAAGTTTCAGAGTTTCTCAAAGGAAGTGGGATTGGTATTTCGTAGTTGCCTGGGAAGCACTGCCCATGCTTTTGattccacagaaatatttttagtatGATGGAAAGCTATCACTAATAGCTGCTTTTAAACCAGCTCCTTTGTAAGACTTGAAGCACCCTCAGTTTCGTTCTGTCAAGGCGCAGACCTAAGAACCCAGTTCCTCACTTCCTTAATTCTTACCGTTAACAacgaaaagaaaaaaaaaaaaaaaaaaaaaaaaaaaaagcgatttttttcccctatacTGACATATTAAATCGATCCTAAAGAACACAATGTCTGTAAGTCACTCCTGAACACTGGTGTGAGCAGATGTCCGAGGACGCCTTCCGCCTGTTCCCGAACTGCCCGGGGCGGATCTCAGCCCCGGCtttccagcactgcctgtgAAATCCGGCCGAGCTACTCGAGTTAATGCTCAGGACTCCCAGACCTGTTTGGCACACCTCTTCCGCTGGGCTCGGCCAGCAAGGCGACCGGTTCTATCATTATTGGAACTAAAGAAAGCCACTGACCCCCTGACTGGGCAGCACCCCGGGCTGCCCCGGCCGCTTCCCGCGCCTTTGTCACCTCAGAACCCTCCTGCCGTCACCGCTTCCCTGCCCgcccttcctcctttcctcccagTCTCGCTTAGGCAAACGAGGCCTGTTACAAGCAGACAGTGAATAGGAAAACTCTAGCGATGCTAAAAGGAGAAACTAAAGTGTATCTAAAACTCCTAAAGCGCCCTGGGAACCCCAAACACGCTACCGGGGCGCCgcctcccctcctccctcagACCTGGCTGAGCGCAACTTGCTCACGCAGGAGAAAAGGTAGAGGTGCCCTCAGGATTTTACCTCAGGTTCATCTGTTTTAACCCACATACCTGCTTCTCATGCTTTATAAAGACTGCTTATAGATTTCCTTTTCGATTCTTAACATTATCTGATAGCGAATAATTAGCAATGTGTAAGCGGGTCCCCCTTCTCGAGGCAATGGAACTGTCCGCCGAGTTCCAGGCGCCGAGGCTCCGTGTTTAACcccttccctgcccatcccaaaGATTCTGCCTGACGGGAGGCGGGGTGGGATCCTGCCTCGCGGTCTGCTGCGCTGGAGCACCGCGGGCAGGCCAGGGAAGTGAAACACATTTCACACAGCTGGTGTGAAGTGGGGGCAGCGACCTCCCACCCGCAAAACGGCCTCAAATGCCATCTGATAAAATCATCCAACATGTCTTCTTCGTAGTGCTGTGGAAACGTGTGACAGTGTTTAAATAGTGATTGGGTAaactggggggggtgggggggagggggggatgctgtcatttttgtttgcttgtttgtttgtttttatgattCCCATTGGAGAATTGTGCAGACCAGACCCTACCTGTTCGCCAGGTGAGCAATGTCCGCATCCCTGCAGACGGAGCATCGTCCTGGCTCTGCCGGAGCGGCTGCTCTCCTCAGGTGGGCTCAGTCATATACGGGAAATCACGCTATGAAAAGCCCTTGTCCATAAAGGAGGCAGGGGAGCCTTGCAACTTTCATAATGGGAGAGAGTCCACTGTGGCACATGCCCATGCGGTTTTCTCTCTCGTGGTTTTAGAGGATGAAGCCTCCTTTTGTCCTG
Protein-coding sequences here:
- the LOC134057005 gene encoding uncharacterized protein LOC134057005 encodes the protein MSLPDDENYPRTTTTSAQSFLSCEAELHSVSTHTTGQKRTAIPLLHTECWAAGLRGPARCWRGQGGEGETRRGDYLSKLASESNENPREGERNPPPSLLRGAAAAAGPPPPPPRRRRRGDNITTIIRAGRGAGSSSVSSSVQRTCRAGGCAAEANPFPPSLLHNINTGRAAPRRTGSEPRSEPGRAEGGRGAALPRGRRRRRRSLRECEGRRAGRSGLGTVSRYRAGGQGERRARRRRRGKDPVCVSLAPSQNKMPTGSAAAGMTPSTGAKHQQPPPSLHCLLLARSLPRSTSAASAAAAGGDPLPRLSRHSLACVAPLPSIPLRLLHDFLIFLFLFPSSPRLLVRGTRPKFTLKPALRIYEGTAGKRIHVLVFIFLFSLSMVVRTRRRTAKCCLAGGRPGKGP